The proteins below are encoded in one region of Nitrospinota bacterium:
- a CDS encoding type II toxin-antitoxin system HicA family toxin — protein sequence MTKRKLLLKILNNQRNVRFKELSQLAMAFGFILVRIKGSHHIFAHPAVNELVNLQDVDGSAKPYQVRQFLKLAEKYNLRLEEKEA from the coding sequence GTGACCAAGCGCAAATTATTGCTCAAGATATTAAATAATCAGCGCAATGTCAGGTTTAAGGAATTGAGTCAATTGGCGATGGCATTCGGCTTTATACTCGTCAGGATCAAGGGAAGCCATCACATATTCGCTCATCCGGCGGTAAATGAGTTGGTAAACTTGCAGGATGTGGATGGAAGCGCAAAACCATATCAAGTCCGGCAGTTTCTTAAACTGGCCGAAAAATACAATTTAAGGCTGGAGGAGAAGGAAGCGTGA
- a CDS encoding exopolyphosphatase, with protein MRLLTRSDFDGLACAVLLKELGLIDDYKFVHPKDIQDGLVEVTENDVLTNIPYVPGCGMWFDHHASENERLPDKGTFKGDWRETDSAARVIFDYFGGKQAFGKLSVMMDAVDKADAGRFTRDEIMNPSGWVLLSFIMDPRTGLGRFRDYKISNYDLMMKMIGLCRSKTAEEILDDSDVQERVVRYYTQDKLFRDMLEGHTKTDGNVIISDMRGVGEIQPGNRFMIYALFPEQNISIWLIDGRQKQNAVFAVGHSIVNRTSRTNVGSLMLKYGGGGHLRVGTCQVAYDTADRVLAELVNQMKKDG; from the coding sequence ATGAGACTGCTCACAAGGTCTGATTTCGACGGCCTGGCCTGCGCTGTGCTGTTAAAAGAGCTCGGCCTTATAGACGATTACAAGTTCGTCCACCCAAAAGACATTCAGGACGGCCTGGTGGAAGTCACCGAAAATGACGTCCTGACCAACATCCCATACGTCCCCGGCTGCGGAATGTGGTTTGACCATCACGCAAGCGAGAACGAACGCCTGCCGGACAAAGGAACCTTCAAGGGGGACTGGCGCGAAACAGACTCCGCGGCACGGGTCATCTTCGACTACTTCGGCGGCAAACAGGCATTCGGAAAACTATCCGTGATGATGGACGCGGTGGACAAGGCCGACGCCGGCCGCTTCACCCGGGACGAGATCATGAATCCGTCTGGCTGGGTGCTCCTCTCTTTTATCATGGATCCGCGGACGGGCCTTGGGCGTTTCCGGGACTACAAGATCAGCAACTACGACCTGATGATGAAAATGATCGGCCTTTGCCGGTCGAAAACGGCGGAAGAAATCCTGGACGACTCCGACGTGCAGGAGCGCGTGGTGCGATATTACACTCAGGACAAGCTTTTCCGCGACATGCTAGAAGGCCATACGAAGACCGACGGCAACGTGATCATAAGCGACATGCGCGGCGTGGGCGAAATCCAGCCCGGGAACAGGTTCATGATCTATGCGCTGTTTCCCGAGCAGAACATCTCCATATGGCTCATAGACGGCAGGCAGAAGCAGAACGCGGTGTTCGCGGTTGGGCATTCCATCGTCAACCGCACCTCCAGGACCAACGTTGGAAGCCTGATGCTAAAATACGGCGGCGGCGGCCATCTTCGGGTGGGCACCTGCCAGGTGGCGTATGACACGGCGGACAGAGTGCTTGCCGAGCTTGTGAATCAGATGAAAAAAGACGGATGA
- a CDS encoding ATP-dependent Clp protease adaptor ClpS, whose protein sequence is MAPRKTELDTDTIHETQSRERFAPMYWVVMHNDPVTTMDFVVEILMKVFSLSFHVAEDLMYRIHYTGLARIGLMPLERAEFKVETVHRAARASGYPLTCTIEPEDV, encoded by the coding sequence ATGGCGCCGCGTAAAACTGAACTGGACACCGACACCATCCATGAAACTCAAAGCAGGGAGCGTTTCGCACCTATGTATTGGGTGGTCATGCACAACGACCCTGTCACCACCATGGATTTCGTGGTGGAAATACTTATGAAGGTGTTCAGCTTGAGTTTTCATGTGGCCGAGGACCTGATGTACCGCATCCATTACACCGGCCTTGCGCGCATAGGGCTTATGCCGCTTGAAAGGGCCGAGTTCAAGGTGGAAACAGTGCATCGAGCCGCCAGGGCCAGCGGTTATCCCCTCACCTGCACCATCGAACCGGAAGACGTTTAA
- a CDS encoding class I SAM-dependent methyltransferase — translation MIGRLYSRFVFPVIADYALSRPHIAERRKAALAQAAGRILEIGFGSGLNLAHYPPGVRKISTVEPNAGMTKLARKRIAASGMEIEIHHSTGAAIPYGEGEFDSVVCTWTLCSVDDLAGVMGEVGRVLKPGGRFLFLEHGASGNPKTKKWQDRLTPINRIIADGCHLNRDIPAIVESGGLKIVRLEKSTLENAPSVMGNIYMGVAEKEK, via the coding sequence ATGATCGGCAGGTTATATTCCCGGTTCGTGTTCCCGGTGATCGCAGATTACGCCCTTTCGCGCCCGCATATCGCCGAGCGCCGGAAAGCGGCCCTGGCCCAGGCAGCCGGAAGGATACTTGAAATAGGCTTCGGCAGCGGACTAAACCTTGCCCATTACCCGCCCGGCGTCCGCAAAATCTCCACCGTCGAACCCAATGCTGGCATGACAAAACTTGCCCGCAAAAGGATCGCCGCATCCGGAATGGAAATAGAAATACATCATTCCACCGGCGCCGCGATCCCCTATGGGGAAGGGGAGTTTGACAGCGTTGTGTGCACATGGACCCTTTGCAGCGTGGACGATCTGGCGGGGGTGATGGGTGAAGTGGGGAGGGTGCTAAAGCCGGGCGGCCGGTTCCTTTTTCTGGAGCATGGCGCTTCCGGCAATCCAAAAACAAAGAAGTGGCAAGACAGGCTCACTCCCATAAACCGCATCATCGCCGACGGCTGCCATTTGAACCGCGACATCCCGGCGATAGTGGAAAGCGGCGGCCTTAAAATCGTGCGGCTGGAAAAATCAACGCTGGAGAACGCGCCGTCGGTGATGGGGAACATTTACATGGGAGTGGCGGAGAAGGAAAAATAA
- the nagZ gene encoding beta-N-acetylhexosaminidase — MFDHLNATTFSHQQQPGDFTSARAAGQLLILGFDGTKYTPAMGSWFKEFKPGGVILFARNMEEPGQIKRLVSDIVKLSEDVTGMIPFVCVDQEGGRVSRLPVKHYPEFPTARALAMDGSEERVRENYREIGNILHGLGFNVDFAPVADLDTNPGNPIIGDRSFGSDPDKVSRFVAASIRGLKDAGILSCAKHFPGHGDTSLDSHLDLPEDQRPAQRFYDAELAPFAAAAAEGVDFFMTAHVVYPAFDPRNPATLSEIIIQGIARDRIGYDGIIAGDDMDMKAIAGRWGDGQAARMALQAGVDMLLVCHETPRRRTVFNAVLEAVESGLVDGPKVHERLERIIKAKNKILSIGGNNA, encoded by the coding sequence TTGTTTGACCACTTGAACGCAACAACTTTTTCGCATCAGCAGCAGCCGGGGGACTTCACCTCCGCCCGGGCCGCGGGCCAGCTTTTGATCTTGGGCTTTGACGGGACGAAATACACCCCCGCCATGGGCTCATGGTTCAAGGAATTCAAGCCGGGCGGGGTGATCCTTTTCGCAAGGAACATGGAGGAGCCGGGCCAGATCAAGCGGCTTGTTTCCGACATCGTAAAGCTCTCCGAAGACGTCACCGGCATGATTCCGTTCGTGTGCGTGGACCAGGAGGGGGGGCGGGTTTCGCGCCTGCCGGTAAAGCATTACCCGGAATTCCCCACCGCCCGCGCGCTTGCGATGGACGGAAGCGAAGAGCGCGTCCGGGAAAATTACAGGGAAATAGGCAATATCCTTCACGGCCTGGGATTCAACGTGGACTTCGCCCCGGTGGCCGACCTGGACACGAATCCGGGCAATCCAATCATCGGCGACAGGTCTTTCGGGTCCGACCCGGACAAAGTCTCCCGTTTTGTGGCCGCATCCATACGGGGGCTCAAGGACGCCGGAATCCTCTCCTGCGCAAAGCATTTCCCCGGCCATGGAGACACAAGCCTGGACAGCCATCTGGACCTGCCGGAGGATCAAAGACCGGCCCAAAGGTTTTACGACGCGGAGCTTGCCCCCTTTGCCGCCGCGGCGGCGGAAGGTGTGGACTTTTTCATGACCGCCCATGTGGTCTATCCCGCTTTTGATCCCCGCAATCCGGCCACGCTGTCCGAAATAATAATCCAGGGCATCGCAAGGGACAGGATAGGTTATGATGGCATTATCGCCGGGGACGACATGGACATGAAGGCGATCGCGGGAAGATGGGGAGACGGGCAGGCGGCCCGGATGGCGCTGCAGGCGGGCGTGGACATGCTGCTCGTATGCCACGAGACCCCCAGGAGGCGGACCGTCTTTAACGCCGTCCTTGAAGCGGTGGAGTCCGGACTGGTTGACGGCCCCAAGGTCCATGAGCGGCTGGAACGGATAATCAAGGCAAAGAACAAAATATTGAGTATTGGAGGGAATAATGCTTAA
- a CDS encoding RluA family pseudouridine synthase: protein MRHAERKQVKNTSSAGFEVVYEDNHLILVIKPFNIPTQSDKSGDPDLLTMVKKRLKEKYSKPGEVFLGMVHRLDRPVGGLCLFAKTSKAASRLSEQLRERKIRKEYVAVVIGTPREKRGSLTHYLAKDREKNRVSAYKNPKPDAKKAELEYEVTKSQGGLCQLLVKPRTGRSHQIRAQLAAIGHPIVGDLKYGAKEPTQGKNILLYATRLEFIHPVTKEEMEFEIEPPKGWGA, encoded by the coding sequence ATGCGGCACGCTGAAAGGAAACAGGTGAAAAATACGTCATCGGCCGGTTTTGAAGTGGTATATGAGGACAACCACTTGATCCTTGTCATAAAACCGTTCAACATCCCCACCCAGTCGGACAAAAGCGGCGACCCGGACCTTTTGACTATGGTAAAAAAGCGCCTGAAGGAAAAATACTCGAAACCGGGCGAGGTATTCCTTGGCATGGTCCACAGGCTCGACAGGCCCGTGGGGGGGCTTTGCCTTTTCGCAAAGACCTCGAAGGCCGCCTCGCGCCTTTCCGAGCAACTGCGCGAGCGCAAAATCCGCAAGGAATACGTTGCGGTGGTGATCGGGACGCCGAGGGAGAAAAGGGGATCGTTGACGCATTACCTTGCCAAGGACCGGGAGAAGAACCGGGTGAGCGCCTACAAAAATCCCAAGCCTGACGCGAAAAAAGCGGAGCTGGAATACGAGGTGACAAAATCGCAAGGAGGCCTGTGCCAGCTTCTGGTGAAACCGCGCACCGGACGGTCGCACCAGATCCGGGCCCAGCTTGCGGCGATAGGGCATCCGATAGTTGGCGACCTGAAATATGGCGCGAAAGAGCCGACGCAGGGGAAGAACATCCTGCTGTACGCCACCCGGCTGGAATTCATCCACCCCGTGACCAAAGAGGAAATGGAATTTGAGATAGAACCGCCAAAAGGATGGGGCGCATGA
- a CDS encoding cytochrome c, protein MKLFITLLAVSAIIAGSAISFAAGTADEGKVLYSAQKYNCAKCHGPTGAEGGMGPSFKGVGKKYDKTKLMERAAHNCPPTGVCSPKDLGAIVDYLRTL, encoded by the coding sequence ATGAAATTATTTATAACGCTGTTGGCGGTGTCCGCCATTATCGCAGGCTCGGCCATTTCTTTCGCGGCCGGAACTGCGGACGAAGGGAAAGTCCTTTATTCGGCGCAAAAATATAATTGCGCGAAATGCCACGGCCCGACCGGCGCGGAAGGTGGCATGGGGCCTTCGTTCAAAGGCGTGGGCAAAAAATACGACAAAACAAAACTCATGGAGCGCGCCGCGCACAACTGCCCTCCCACCGGCGTGTGCAGCCCGAAGGACCTTGGCGCCATCGTTGACTACCTGCGGACGCTGTAG
- a CDS encoding DinB family protein: MGALDIYYDRAGIVVEHMALALEQVPEDKAHWKPCEKALPWMHLLSHNAIHRILFMQCVKGEPVDFPGAYRDPALQPETPKERAAMVRRVWAELVSFLKSKPEDFAKARVTPFWGGQELTVEEFLWWMYEENVHHRGQAWIYARMNGIRPPAIWGTERP; this comes from the coding sequence ATGGGAGCGCTGGATATTTATTACGACAGGGCCGGGATAGTTGTGGAACACATGGCGTTGGCGCTCGAGCAGGTTCCGGAGGACAAAGCCCACTGGAAGCCTTGCGAAAAAGCGCTGCCCTGGATGCATCTGCTCAGCCATAACGCCATTCACCGGATATTGTTCATGCAGTGCGTCAAAGGGGAGCCGGTGGATTTTCCCGGAGCGTACCGCGATCCCGCTTTGCAGCCTGAAACGCCAAAAGAAAGGGCCGCAATGGTCCGCAGGGTATGGGCGGAGCTTGTGAGCTTTCTCAAATCAAAGCCGGAAGATTTCGCCAAAGCGCGCGTCACCCCTTTCTGGGGCGGGCAGGAGCTCACCGTGGAGGAGTTCCTCTGGTGGATGTACGAAGAAAACGTCCATCACCGGGGGCAGGCGTGGATTTACGCCCGGATGAACGGGATCAGGCCGCCGGCCATATGGGGAACGGAAAGGCCGTAG
- a CDS encoding type II toxin-antitoxin system HicB family antitoxin, giving the protein MTDYHINILYSDEDGGYIADIPDLPHCSAFGATPQEALREVQLAKEAWLEAAKAEGKPIPAPKYRPLIYQTA; this is encoded by the coding sequence GTGACAGACTATCATATAAATATTCTTTACAGCGATGAAGATGGCGGGTATATCGCGGACATTCCTGATCTTCCCCATTGCTCGGCGTTTGGCGCCACCCCCCAGGAAGCCTTGCGTGAGGTTCAATTGGCCAAAGAAGCGTGGTTGGAAGCGGCAAAGGCCGAGGGGAAACCCATTCCCGCTCCTAAATACCGCCCTCTTATCTATCAAACGGCATGA
- a CDS encoding GAF domain-containing sensor histidine kinase, whose translation MDDKLQKVNFLGQYLTTSRSETQILEMAMLISHDVLGYDHALIRLLNDGELVSRQGIGFPREAADIVIHVGEGISGAVAKTGETILVDDTLNDPRFIKGVENCRSELCVPLKYNDRTIGVFNVESDQPAFFSQRDVQLLETLASQIAAALETARLRDELSRAEKLSVVGKMASSILHDIRNDIHQLNISADLLRRGGMQQETVSRMGDMVRKSSDNIYGLIEDIFDFVRTGHSHLLKKPHLLFPALESVVEQLKGTEHSGVDIQLEADRAIELSMDVRKVRRALVNLVRNGVEAMPAGGTLTIKAVREGEGAVITVDDTGVGISKDNLRKIWEPLFTHGKANGTGLGMAIVKTIIEDHGWQISVESQEGKGTTFTIRAGQHSGKTSPP comes from the coding sequence ATGGACGACAAACTGCAGAAAGTAAATTTCCTTGGTCAATACCTGACCACCTCCCGCTCCGAAACGCAGATTCTTGAAATGGCGATGCTTATATCCCATGACGTGCTGGGGTATGACCATGCGCTTATCCGCCTTTTAAACGACGGAGAGCTTGTTTCCCGGCAGGGGATCGGCTTTCCAAGAGAGGCGGCGGACATCGTGATCCATGTGGGCGAAGGGATCAGCGGCGCGGTGGCCAAAACCGGCGAAACAATCCTGGTGGACGACACGCTAAACGATCCACGTTTCATAAAGGGTGTTGAAAACTGCCGGTCGGAGCTGTGCGTCCCATTGAAATATAACGACAGGACCATAGGCGTGTTCAACGTGGAGAGCGACCAGCCGGCCTTTTTCTCCCAGCGGGACGTGCAGCTGCTGGAGACCCTCGCCTCCCAGATCGCCGCGGCGCTGGAGACGGCCCGGCTGCGCGATGAGCTTTCGAGGGCGGAGAAACTTTCGGTGGTGGGGAAGATGGCCTCGTCCATCCTTCACGACATCCGGAACGACATCCACCAGCTCAACATAAGCGCCGACCTTCTGCGGCGGGGCGGCATGCAGCAGGAGACCGTGTCGCGGATGGGGGATATGGTAAGAAAGTCCAGCGATAACATATACGGCCTGATCGAGGATATCTTCGATTTCGTGCGCACGGGCCATTCCCACCTTTTGAAAAAGCCGCACCTGCTTTTCCCGGCGCTCGAATCGGTGGTGGAGCAGCTAAAGGGGACGGAGCATTCCGGGGTGGACATTCAATTGGAGGCGGACCGCGCCATCGAGCTTTCGATGGACGTGCGTAAGGTGCGCCGCGCCCTGGTGAACCTTGTGCGCAACGGCGTGGAAGCGATGCCGGCGGGGGGGACGCTCACCATCAAGGCCGTGCGCGAAGGGGAAGGGGCGGTGATAACCGTGGACGACACGGGCGTGGGCATATCAAAAGACAACCTGCGAAAGATATGGGAGCCCCTTTTCACCCACGGCAAGGCCAACGGGACCGGGCTAGGCATGGCCATAGTGAAAACGATAATCGAAGATCACGGCTGGCAAATTAGCGTGGAATCGCAAGAGGGGAAAGGGACGACGTTCACCATAAGGGCAGGGCAACATTCAGGAAAGACTTCTCCGCCATGA